In Antennarius striatus isolate MH-2024 chromosome 8, ASM4005453v1, whole genome shotgun sequence, a single window of DNA contains:
- the map1lc3c gene encoding microtubule-associated proteins 1A/1B light chain 3C isoform X2, translating into MPPLDRQPQSKSFKQRKSFATRKQEVAGIRSKFPNKIPVIIERYEREKYLPPLDKTKFLVPHELTMTQFVTVIRNRMALLPSQAFYLLINSSGMASMSLTMAQVYREHQDEDGFLYMTYASQEMFGR; encoded by the exons ATGCCTCCGTTGGACCGGCAGCCGCAGAGCAAATCGTTCAAACAACGGAAGAGCTTCG CCACTAGGAAACAAGAAGTGGCGGGAATCCGGTCCAAGTTTCCCAACAAGATCCCG GTCATTATCGAGCGCTACGAGCGGGAGAAGTACCTGCCCCCCCTGGACAAAACCAAGTTCCTAGTGCCGCACGAGCTCACCATGACGCAGTTCGTCACCGTCATCAG GAACCGGATGGCGCTGCTGCCCTCCCAGGCCTTCTACCTGCTCATCAACAGCAGCGGGATGGCCAGCATGTCTCTGACCATGGCCCAGGTGTACCGCGAGCACCAGGACGAGGACGGCTTCCTGTACATGACCTACGCCTCGCAGGAGATGTTCGGACGCTGA
- the map1lc3c gene encoding microtubule-associated proteins 1A/1B light chain 3C isoform X1 yields the protein MPPLDRQPQSKSFKQRKSFGKCRSHRLTGGIRTLPSRLCFCPAATRKQEVAGIRSKFPNKIPVIIERYEREKYLPPLDKTKFLVPHELTMTQFVTVIRNRMALLPSQAFYLLINSSGMASMSLTMAQVYREHQDEDGFLYMTYASQEMFGR from the exons ATGCCTCCGTTGGACCGGCAGCCGCAGAGCAAATCGTTCAAACAACGGAAGAGCTTCGGTAAGTGCCGGTCGCACCGCCTCACCGGCGGGATTCGAACCCTCCCCTCACGGTTGTGCTTTTGTCCCGCAGCCACTAGGAAACAAGAAGTGGCGGGAATCCGGTCCAAGTTTCCCAACAAGATCCCG GTCATTATCGAGCGCTACGAGCGGGAGAAGTACCTGCCCCCCCTGGACAAAACCAAGTTCCTAGTGCCGCACGAGCTCACCATGACGCAGTTCGTCACCGTCATCAG GAACCGGATGGCGCTGCTGCCCTCCCAGGCCTTCTACCTGCTCATCAACAGCAGCGGGATGGCCAGCATGTCTCTGACCATGGCCCAGGTGTACCGCGAGCACCAGGACGAGGACGGCTTCCTGTACATGACCTACGCCTCGCAGGAGATGTTCGGACGCTGA
- the strn gene encoding striatin isoform X1 — protein sequence MDEQAGPGVFFSSSAGSPGGGTAKPPQNGDLAGGEAARAQYNIPAILHFLQHEWARFEVDRARWEVERTELQAQIAFLHGERRGQENLKKDLVRRIKMLEYALKQERAKHHKLKYGTELNQGDVQPPSYDSDDSDPPNSPPISSHQLSWTQGRQLLREYLQEAGFTDTLLDVKSQRVRVLLGLNGDPEQKAEPMVNGTETAPPKDGSNLSLPPSDSAPVLEAFRLMESAATELSNEDEEDMVGGGLDLTTTSDLSDDPDTEEALKGFDFLDGAPESRGGEDGGEWERAEPPVGDLSWDVDQGLIAQLKEQYRRERRGKKGVKRPNRSKLQDMLANLRDVEDLPSVTPSVTPPFRPSGPRLSEQDLGRPEDEAMTFLPSSGKSFILGRVDEAVSPELGLGGLGLGELAGLTVANEAENPVYDISNNQDVLRKTWSPRFTLRSHFDSVRGLAFHPLEPLLLTASEDHTLKLWNLQKTTPTKKCAALDVEPIYTFRAHSGAVLCVTVSSSGEQVFSGGVDGTIQSWNTPPPSVEPYDSYEPSVLRGALRGHTDAVWGLVHSSAHQRLLSCSADGSVRLWDAAGAALCLAVFNQRGELGVPTSVDLVRSDPAHMVTSFASGAIGLFNMETQQLVLKLESSGTPDAPCKINRVLSHPTLPVTITAQEDRHIRFYDNNTGQLIHAMVAHLDAVTCLAVDPNGLYLMSGSHDCSVRLWNMESKTCIQEFTAHRKKFEESIHDVAFHPARCYIGSAGADALAKVFV from the exons ATGGACGAGCAGGCGGGCCCCGGTGTGTTCTTCAGCAGCAGCGCGGGCTCGCCAGGCGGAGGGACCGCTAAGCCCCCGCAGAATGGCGACTTGGCTGGGGGAGAGGCGGCCAGAGCTCAGTACAACATCCCGGCCATCCTGCACTTCCTCCAGCACGAGTGGGCCCGCTTCGAGGTGGACCGGGCCCGGTGGGAGGTGGAGCGGACCGAGCTGCAG GCTCAGATCGCCTTCCTGCATGGGGAGCGACGGGGGCAGGAGAACCTGAAGAAGGACCTGGTGAGACGCATCAAGATGCTGGAGTACGCCCTCAAACAGGAGAG GGCGAAGCACCACAAGCTGAAGTACGGGACCGAGCTGAACCAGGGAGACGTCCAGCCCCCCAGCTACGATTCAG ATGACAGCGACCCCCCCAACAGCCCCCCCATCAGCAGCCATCAGCTTAGCTGGACACAAGGAAGACAGCTGCTGAGAGa GTACCTGCAGGAGGCGGGGTTCACCGACACCCTCCTGGACGTGAAGTCCCAGAGGGTCCGGGTTTTGCTGGGTCTGAACGGAGACCCGGAGCAGAAAGCAGAACCCATGGTGAACGGCACCGAGACGGCCCCCCCGAAGGACGGTAGCAACCTCAG TCTACCCCCGTCTGACTCCGCCCCCGTGCTGGAGGCCTTCAGGCTGATGGAGAGCGCCGCCACAGAGCTCAGCAACGAGGATGAGGAAgacatggtgggggggggcctGGACCTGAcaacgacctctgacctcagcgACGACCCCGACACAGAGGAGGCTCTGAAGGGCTTCGACTTCCTGGACGGAGCCCCCGAGTCCAGGGGCGGGGAGGACGGCGGCGAGTGGG AGAGGGCGGAGCCTCCTGTGGGCGACCTGTCCTGGGACGTGGACCAGGGGCTGATCGCCCAGCTCAAGGAGCAGTACCGGAGGGAGCGCCGGGGCAAGAAGGGTGTGAAGA gacCGAACCGCTCTAAGCTGCAGGACATGCTCGCTAACCTGCGTGATGTGGAGGATCTCCCCAGCGTGACGCCATCCGTGACCCCCCCCTTCCGCCCCAGTGGCCCCCGACTCAGTGAGCAGGACCTGGGGCGTCCAGAGGACG AGGCGATGACCTTCCTGCCGTCGTCGGGGAAGTCCTTCATCCTGGGGCGGGTGGACGAGGCCGTGTCCCCCGAGCTGGGCCTGGGGGGGCTGGGCCTGGGGGAGCTGGCCGGGCTGACGGTCGCCAACGAGGCCGAGAACCCGGTGTACGAC ATCTCCAACAACCAAGACGTTCTGAGGAAGACCTGGAGCCCCCGGTTCACCCTGAGGAGCCACTTCGACTCGGTGCGGGGACTCGCCTTCCACCCGCTAGAGCCCCTCCTCCTGACGGCGTCCGAGGACCACACCCTCAAGCTGTGGAACCTCCAGAAGACCACGCCCACCAAGAA GTGTGCTGCGTTAGACGTGGAGCCAATCTACACCTTCAGAGCTCACAg TGGAGCTGTGCTGTGCGTCACCGTGAGCTCCAGCGGCGAGCAGGTGTtcagtgggggggtggatgggacCATCCAGAGCTGgaacacgcccccccccagcgtGGAGCCCTACGACTCGTACG AGCCGTCTGTCCTGCGGGGGGCGCTCCGTGGGCACACCGACGCCGTGTGGGGGCTGGTCCATAGCTCCGCCCACCAACGCCTACTCTCCTGCTCGGCTGATGGCAGCGTCCGGCTGTGGGACGCCGCCGGCGCTGCGCTGTGTCTCGCCGTCTTCAACCAACGAGGAG AGCTGGGCGTGCCCACCTCGGTGGACCTGGTGCGTAGTGACCCCGCCCACATGGTGACGTCGTTCGCCAGCGGTGCCATCGGACTGTTCAATATGGAGACGCAGCAGCTGGTCCTGAAGCTGGAGTCCAGTGGGACGCCAG ACGCTCCCTGTAAGATCAACAGAGTGCTGAGTCATCCCACGCTACCCGTCACCATCACCGCCCAGGAGGACCGCCACATACGTTTCTATGACAACAACACAG GTCAGCTGATCCACGCCATGGTCGCCCACCTGGACGCCGTCACCTGCCTCGCTGTGGACCCCAACGGGCTGTACCTCATGTCTGGAA GTCACGACTGCTCCGTCCGTCTGTGGAACATGGAGAGCAAGACGTGCATCCAGGAGTTCACCGCCCACCGCAAGAAGTTCGAGGAGTCCATCCACGACGTGGCGTTCCATCCGGCCAGGTGCTACATCGGCAGCGCCGGGGCCGACGCCCTTGCCAAGGTGTTCGTGTGA
- the LOC137599704 gene encoding bifunctional hemolysin/adenylate cyclase-like — protein sequence MLEGGEGKDTLIGGEGNDILLGNMGDDTLYGEDGNDVMMGNSGQDIFIPGPGADLVDGGPGRDAVLYRGDPDTGKGVYVNLLTGQGRHADAEGDVLKDVEIVVGTIYSDMLVSGYESSLLKGSDGDDALVSTGGDYLVGGDGHDIYMLAFKKGSVTINNCSKDNANDILLLNSKPTLQYKFQFLADGLLLMVLGQDQTALNIELVGWTSDDSECGHLTVVSKGVEGSVGWLLSRCKEGLLL from the coding sequence ATGTTGGAAGGTGGAGAAGGAAAGGACACACTGATTGGAGGGGAGGGAAACGACATCCTCCTTGGGAACATGGGAGATGACACTCTTTATGGCGAGGATGGAAATGATGTCATGATGGGGAACTCAGGTCAGGACATATTCATCCCTGGACCAGGAGCGGATCTGGTGGATGGAGGTCCTGGTAGAGACGCGGTCCTGTACCGAGGGGATCCTGACACGGGTAAAGGGGTTTATGTAAACCTGCTAACTGGACAAGGCCGACATGCTGACGCTGAGGGTGACGTGTTGAAGGACGTGGAAATAGTTGTTGGCACCATCTACTCCGACATGTTGGTGTCTGGATATGAGAGTAGTCTCCTCAAGGGCTCGGACGGGGACGACGCTTTAGTTTCGACTGGCGGTGATTACCTGGTCGGAGGTGATGGACATGACATCTACATGTTGGCCTTCAAGAAGGGATCCGTCACCATTAACAACTGTTCCAAGGACAACGCCAACGACATCCTGCTCCTGAACTCCAAACCAACTCTTCAATATAAGTTCCAGTTTTTGGCTGACGGCCTCCTCCTGATGGTCCTTGGACAGGACCAAACCGCCCTGAACATAGAACTGGTGGGCTGGACCAGTGACGACAGCGAATGTGGACACCTGACAGTTGTTTCCAAAGGGGTGGAGGGCTCGGTGGGCTGGCTGCTCAGTCGGTGTAAAGAAGGACTGTTGTTATAG
- the strn gene encoding striatin isoform X2 translates to MLEYALKQERAKHHKLKYGTELNQGDVQPPSYDSDDSDPPNSPPISSHQLSWTQGRQLLREYLQEAGFTDTLLDVKSQRVRVLLGLNGDPEQKAEPMVNGTETAPPKDGSNLSLPPSDSAPVLEAFRLMESAATELSNEDEEDMVGGGLDLTTTSDLSDDPDTEEALKGFDFLDGAPESRGGEDGGEWERAEPPVGDLSWDVDQGLIAQLKEQYRRERRGKKGVKRPNRSKLQDMLANLRDVEDLPSVTPSVTPPFRPSGPRLSEQDLGRPEDEAMTFLPSSGKSFILGRVDEAVSPELGLGGLGLGELAGLTVANEAENPVYDISNNQDVLRKTWSPRFTLRSHFDSVRGLAFHPLEPLLLTASEDHTLKLWNLQKTTPTKKCAALDVEPIYTFRAHSGAVLCVTVSSSGEQVFSGGVDGTIQSWNTPPPSVEPYDSYEPSVLRGALRGHTDAVWGLVHSSAHQRLLSCSADGSVRLWDAAGAALCLAVFNQRGELGVPTSVDLVRSDPAHMVTSFASGAIGLFNMETQQLVLKLESSGTPDAPCKINRVLSHPTLPVTITAQEDRHIRFYDNNTGQLIHAMVAHLDAVTCLAVDPNGLYLMSGSHDCSVRLWNMESKTCIQEFTAHRKKFEESIHDVAFHPARCYIGSAGADALAKVFV, encoded by the exons ATGCTGGAGTACGCCCTCAAACAGGAGAG GGCGAAGCACCACAAGCTGAAGTACGGGACCGAGCTGAACCAGGGAGACGTCCAGCCCCCCAGCTACGATTCAG ATGACAGCGACCCCCCCAACAGCCCCCCCATCAGCAGCCATCAGCTTAGCTGGACACAAGGAAGACAGCTGCTGAGAGa GTACCTGCAGGAGGCGGGGTTCACCGACACCCTCCTGGACGTGAAGTCCCAGAGGGTCCGGGTTTTGCTGGGTCTGAACGGAGACCCGGAGCAGAAAGCAGAACCCATGGTGAACGGCACCGAGACGGCCCCCCCGAAGGACGGTAGCAACCTCAG TCTACCCCCGTCTGACTCCGCCCCCGTGCTGGAGGCCTTCAGGCTGATGGAGAGCGCCGCCACAGAGCTCAGCAACGAGGATGAGGAAgacatggtgggggggggcctGGACCTGAcaacgacctctgacctcagcgACGACCCCGACACAGAGGAGGCTCTGAAGGGCTTCGACTTCCTGGACGGAGCCCCCGAGTCCAGGGGCGGGGAGGACGGCGGCGAGTGGG AGAGGGCGGAGCCTCCTGTGGGCGACCTGTCCTGGGACGTGGACCAGGGGCTGATCGCCCAGCTCAAGGAGCAGTACCGGAGGGAGCGCCGGGGCAAGAAGGGTGTGAAGA gacCGAACCGCTCTAAGCTGCAGGACATGCTCGCTAACCTGCGTGATGTGGAGGATCTCCCCAGCGTGACGCCATCCGTGACCCCCCCCTTCCGCCCCAGTGGCCCCCGACTCAGTGAGCAGGACCTGGGGCGTCCAGAGGACG AGGCGATGACCTTCCTGCCGTCGTCGGGGAAGTCCTTCATCCTGGGGCGGGTGGACGAGGCCGTGTCCCCCGAGCTGGGCCTGGGGGGGCTGGGCCTGGGGGAGCTGGCCGGGCTGACGGTCGCCAACGAGGCCGAGAACCCGGTGTACGAC ATCTCCAACAACCAAGACGTTCTGAGGAAGACCTGGAGCCCCCGGTTCACCCTGAGGAGCCACTTCGACTCGGTGCGGGGACTCGCCTTCCACCCGCTAGAGCCCCTCCTCCTGACGGCGTCCGAGGACCACACCCTCAAGCTGTGGAACCTCCAGAAGACCACGCCCACCAAGAA GTGTGCTGCGTTAGACGTGGAGCCAATCTACACCTTCAGAGCTCACAg TGGAGCTGTGCTGTGCGTCACCGTGAGCTCCAGCGGCGAGCAGGTGTtcagtgggggggtggatgggacCATCCAGAGCTGgaacacgcccccccccagcgtGGAGCCCTACGACTCGTACG AGCCGTCTGTCCTGCGGGGGGCGCTCCGTGGGCACACCGACGCCGTGTGGGGGCTGGTCCATAGCTCCGCCCACCAACGCCTACTCTCCTGCTCGGCTGATGGCAGCGTCCGGCTGTGGGACGCCGCCGGCGCTGCGCTGTGTCTCGCCGTCTTCAACCAACGAGGAG AGCTGGGCGTGCCCACCTCGGTGGACCTGGTGCGTAGTGACCCCGCCCACATGGTGACGTCGTTCGCCAGCGGTGCCATCGGACTGTTCAATATGGAGACGCAGCAGCTGGTCCTGAAGCTGGAGTCCAGTGGGACGCCAG ACGCTCCCTGTAAGATCAACAGAGTGCTGAGTCATCCCACGCTACCCGTCACCATCACCGCCCAGGAGGACCGCCACATACGTTTCTATGACAACAACACAG GTCAGCTGATCCACGCCATGGTCGCCCACCTGGACGCCGTCACCTGCCTCGCTGTGGACCCCAACGGGCTGTACCTCATGTCTGGAA GTCACGACTGCTCCGTCCGTCTGTGGAACATGGAGAGCAAGACGTGCATCCAGGAGTTCACCGCCCACCGCAAGAAGTTCGAGGAGTCCATCCACGACGTGGCGTTCCATCCGGCCAGGTGCTACATCGGCAGCGCCGGGGCCGACGCCCTTGCCAAGGTGTTCGTGTGA